In Sphaeramia orbicularis chromosome 12, fSphaOr1.1, whole genome shotgun sequence, the following proteins share a genomic window:
- the LOC115429447 gene encoding E3 ubiquitin-protein ligase TRIM39-like, with translation MASASSLPCEQLLCSICLDVFTEPVSTPCGHNYCKSCITGYWASSSHTQCPLCNKKFRRRPQLQINTGFRDMVEHFKNMTEKNTEEPHKELQVKSGEVPCDVCLDPKLKAEKTCLVCLASYCQPHLEPHHRVKNLKKHKLTDPVVNLEDRVCKKHDKMFELYCQEDQVCVCFMCLKDDHMNHKTVLLERAFKERKTLMESKISDMKLTENLKAKWIKKINYSVEQHKTNTQKEVTDVGEVLINVAASLQRHQVKLVELIEEKQKEAEKQAEDDIKQMELQLTELRMRRSEMEQLLQTEDHLLFLQNTPNMYFPWDCEDQVYPLSYIRSFSQDYFGLNQSYVKMVKKAGAKMEKMLSKEMDALINEVKSSDGYNTDSDDTDEFVEGVWIPPKDKLMMIQQYDAVEVTLDAYTANPNLNVNEDGKQLTYKKSLIVQQQYPTLFARRFANQPFVLAEDGFSSGRFYYEVEVSRCPHWVLGVARESINRNIFWLPSPSDGAWTITSKSNYFGEYVTDAEPQKVGVFVDYEKGEVAFYDAETRTMIYSYTECTFTEAVAPLKCLLYSLAGASISNRSKLYPIFGICGDNSHEVLYITPVATTVPSKQ, from the coding sequence ATGGCCTCAGCCAGCAGCCTCCCATGTGAACAGCTGCTGTGTTCGATCTGTCTGGATGTGTTCACTGAGCCTGTCTCGACTCCATGTGGACACAACTACTGCAAGTCCTGTATCACAGGGTACTGGGCCAGCAGCAGCCACACACAGTGTCCACTCTGTAATAAGAAGTTCCGCAGAAGACCTCAGCTTCAAATCAACACAGGGTTTAGAGATATGGTGGAGCATTTTAAAAACATGACAGAGAAAAACACCGAAGAGCCTCACAAAGAGCTCCAGGTCAAATCAGGAGAGGTTCCCTGTGACGTCTGTTTGGACCCCAAGCTAAAGGCTGAGAAGACATGTCTAGTTTGTCTGGCCTCGTACTGTCAGCCACATCTCGAACCTCATCACAGAGTCAAGAACCTCAAGAAGCACAAGCTGACTGATCCTGTGGTAAACCTGGAGGACAGAGTGTGTAAGAAGCATGACAAGATGTTTGAGCTCTACTGTCAAGAAGACCAGGTGTGCGTTTGTTTCATGTGTCTGAAGGACGACCACATGAACCATAAAACTGTCCTATTAGAGCGAGCCTTCAAGGAGAGGAAAACGCTCATGGAGAGTAAGATATCAGACATGAAGTTGACGGAAAACTTAAAAGccaaatggattaaaaaaatcaACTACTCAGTTGAACAGCACAAGACAAATACTCAGAAAGAGGTCACAGATGTAGGGGAGGTGCTCATTAATGTGGCAGCATCTCTGCAAAGACACCAGGTTAAGCTGGTTGAGCTGATTGAGGAGAAGCAGAAAGAAGCAGAAAAACAGGCTGAAGATGACATCAAGCAGATGGAGTTACAACTGACTGAGCTAAGGATGAGAAGATCTGAGATGGAGCAGCTATTACAAACAGAGGAtcatctcctcttcctccagAACACACCTAACATGTACTTCCCGTGGGACTGTGAGGACCAGGTATACCCTTTGTCCTACATCAGGTCATTCTCACAAGATTACTTTGGTCTGAATCAGAGCTATGTGAAGATGGTGAAGAAAGCAGGTGCCAAGATGGAGAAGATGCTCTCTAAGGAGATGGATGCCCTGATTAATGAGGTCAAATCGTCTGATGGTTACAATACTGATTCTGATGATACAGATGAGTTTGTTGAAGGTGTATGGATCCCACCTAAGGATAAGCTAATGATGATCCAGCAGTATGATGCAGTGGAGGTGACTCTGGATGCCTACACAGCCAATCCCAATCTGAATGTGAATGAAGATGGGAAACAACTCACATATAAAAAGTCTCTTATTGTGCAACAGCAGTATCCCACTTTATTTGCTAGGAGATTTGCAAATCAACCCTTTGTGCTCGCTGAAGACGGCTTCTCCTCAGGGCGATTCTACTATGAAGTTGAGGTGAGCAGGTGCCCACACTGGGTTTTGGGCGTGGCCCGAGAGTCAATTAACAGGAACATATTTTGGCTTCCAAGCCCAAGTGACGGAGCCTGGACAATTACCTCAAAGTCCAACTACTTTGGAGAGTATGTTACCGACGCTGAGCCACAGAAAGTTGGTGTCTTTGTTGATTATGAAAAGGGTGAAGTGGCCTTCTACGATGCAGAGACCAGGACTATGATCTACTCCTACACAGAATGCACATTTACTGAGGCTGTTGCACCACTAAAATGTCTTCTATATTCCTTGGCAGGAGCATCCATAAGTAACAGATCAAAGCTCTACCCAATTTTTGGAATCTGTGGAGATAATTCACATGAAGTTCTCTACATCACTCCTGTTGCTACAACAGTTCCCAGTAAACAGTGA